One Streptomyces drozdowiczii DNA segment encodes these proteins:
- a CDS encoding LuxR C-terminal-related transcriptional regulator: MRGELLREAAGNPGLLTALTARLTPDQLTGRTPPPHPLPGGDEILAAHADRVGHLPAATRTLLLIAAAAHAHEPEGTGADLALVRRAAASAAVPHTPGFTAHTLRQAGDRVHFDEPLMRRALLHRAPPDRRRAVHALLAGLLPPGYAALIQRACASPGPDAPLAAALEAAAAPPRPHADRATALAHAAALTRDGTARTARCAEAAEQYRLAGDPGRARTLLARAGRATGPAHHTRGLLALADGPAPDAHETLLTAAALLAPHDPGRARDALLGAAEAAWAAGDALGYLDALTRIPADAADRDLAHYRDGMCAVLRGRTGAGHLLLRRCLDSGARDSGALLRAGAAGLVLGDLDAACRAGTRALAAVRASGADALLPQALEHLAYAELRAGRHARARAHALDGLRAARRTGRPNTAAHLHAVLALAASVEAGVRECAAHAGAALAGAAPHGLVQAETLATWASARADLAAGRPAEAAARLDPLVRPGPRRGHFATRMLAVPCYVEASVAAGRAAVRGGGAVAEAVAEFAVWATRTTDPQVPAQLARCRALLAPDGEAAERYEEALAHHERAGGDFEQARTRLLFGSWLRRRRRTREAREPLRDALVGFERCGAPAWAARASGELRAAGAAVEAPGRSGAGAPLAGLTPQQARIARCVAEGATNREVARRLSVSTRTVDHHLRNVFAALGVRSRTELAGLLGNGL; the protein is encoded by the coding sequence GTGCGGGGCGAGCTGCTCCGGGAGGCGGCCGGGAATCCCGGGCTGCTCACCGCGCTCACCGCCCGCCTCACCCCGGACCAGCTCACCGGCCGGACCCCGCCGCCGCACCCGCTGCCCGGCGGCGACGAGATCCTGGCCGCCCACGCCGACCGCGTCGGCCACCTCCCCGCCGCCACCCGGACCCTGCTCCTGATCGCGGCCGCCGCCCACGCGCACGAGCCCGAGGGCACGGGGGCCGACCTCGCCCTCGTACGCCGGGCCGCCGCCTCGGCCGCCGTCCCGCACACCCCGGGATTCACGGCCCACACGCTCCGGCAGGCCGGCGACCGCGTCCACTTCGACGAGCCCCTGATGCGCCGCGCCCTCCTGCACCGGGCGCCCCCGGACCGCCGCCGCGCGGTGCACGCCCTGCTCGCCGGTCTGCTCCCGCCCGGCTACGCAGCCCTCATCCAGCGGGCCTGCGCGTCCCCCGGCCCCGACGCCCCGCTCGCCGCCGCGCTGGAGGCCGCCGCCGCCCCGCCCCGCCCGCACGCCGACCGCGCGACCGCCCTCGCCCACGCGGCCGCGCTGACCCGGGACGGGACGGCGAGGACCGCCCGGTGCGCGGAGGCCGCCGAGCAGTACCGGCTCGCGGGGGACCCGGGGCGGGCCCGCACCCTGCTGGCACGGGCGGGGCGCGCAACCGGCCCCGCCCACCACACCCGCGGTCTGCTCGCCCTCGCCGACGGACCCGCCCCCGACGCCCACGAGACCCTGCTCACCGCCGCCGCCCTGCTCGCCCCGCACGATCCCGGGCGCGCCCGGGACGCCCTGCTCGGGGCCGCCGAAGCCGCCTGGGCGGCGGGCGACGCCCTCGGCTACCTCGACGCGCTGACCCGTATCCCCGCCGACGCCGCCGACCGGGACCTCGCCCACTACCGGGACGGGATGTGCGCCGTGCTGCGCGGGCGGACCGGTGCGGGGCACCTGCTGCTGCGCCGCTGTCTCGACTCCGGCGCCCGCGACTCCGGGGCGCTGTTACGGGCCGGGGCGGCCGGTCTCGTCCTCGGCGACCTCGACGCCGCCTGCCGGGCCGGGACCCGTGCCCTCGCCGCCGTACGCGCGAGCGGCGCCGACGCCCTGCTGCCGCAGGCCCTGGAACACCTGGCCTACGCGGAGCTGCGCGCCGGGCGGCATGCCAGGGCCCGCGCCCACGCGCTGGACGGCCTGCGCGCCGCACGCCGTACCGGGCGGCCCAACACCGCCGCCCATCTGCACGCCGTACTCGCCCTCGCGGCCTCGGTCGAGGCCGGGGTGCGGGAGTGCGCGGCACACGCCGGGGCCGCGCTGGCGGGCGCCGCACCGCACGGGCTCGTCCAGGCGGAGACCCTGGCCACCTGGGCGTCGGCCCGCGCCGATCTCGCGGCCGGGCGCCCGGCGGAGGCGGCGGCGCGGCTCGACCCGCTGGTCCGGCCCGGGCCCCGGCGCGGCCACTTCGCCACCCGGATGCTCGCCGTGCCCTGCTATGTCGAGGCGTCCGTGGCGGCCGGGCGCGCGGCGGTCCGGGGCGGGGGAGCGGTGGCCGAGGCGGTGGCGGAGTTCGCCGTGTGGGCGACGCGTACCACCGACCCCCAGGTTCCCGCCCAACTCGCCCGCTGCCGGGCCCTGCTGGCACCGGACGGCGAGGCCGCCGAGCGGTACGAGGAGGCCCTCGCCCACCACGAGCGGGCCGGCGGCGACTTCGAACAGGCCAGGACCCGGCTGCTGTTCGGGTCCTGGCTGCGCAGGCGCCGCCGTACCCGCGAGGCCCGCGAGCCGCTGCGGGACGCCCTCGTCGGCTTCGAGCGGTGCGGGGCCCCGGCCTGGGCGGCCCGGGCGAGCGGCGAACTGCGGGCCGCCGGTGCGGCGGTGGAGGCCCCGGGCCGGTCCGGGGCGGGCGCGCCGCTGGCCGGGCTCACCCCGCAACAGGCCCGGATCGCCCGGTGCGTGGCCGAGGGGGCCACCAACCGGGAGGTCGCACGGCGGCTCTCGGTGAGCACCCGGACCGTCGACCACCACCTGCGCAACGTCTTCGCCGCCCTGGGCGTCCGCTCACGGACGGAGCTGGCCGGACTGCTGGGCAACGGGCTCTGA
- a CDS encoding PucR family transcriptional regulator encodes MPQVVRSRVRALHAPPPVAPAPRRFRSLADREAVAVLHRAARVLVAALPELTDRMVEALREREPAYRAAIEADPAEIWQEVHQSLRHNVGSLIRPREFREAAHRTSRRIGEVRAEQGVPLDAVLHAFRMGGAMVWQDLVDETARRHPEDIRLLVHVAADVWNFVDEHCGVVADAYRGAERRLAWRRENRHRLMTAALLDGTARVADLPDTAAALGLPEDGRYAVLALRDARRSPHGAAHPPLELPAGTEAVWHAGPEAEYAVLSLGRPGGADRADGLAGLAAGMCVPPGARAGIGSAVDGLAAVGDARRLADTALRACPADGGTVLLDEHLPAALVVSSPGLGAALADRVLGPLDRLDAADRDVLIDTLTAWFDADGSAPRAGARLYCHRNTVLNRLRRFEQLTGRCLTRPSDATEVSLALTARRLLTG; translated from the coding sequence ATGCCGCAGGTCGTACGTTCACGGGTCAGGGCGCTGCACGCGCCGCCGCCCGTCGCCCCGGCCCCGCGCCGCTTCCGTTCGCTGGCCGACCGCGAGGCCGTCGCCGTCCTGCACCGGGCCGCCCGGGTGCTGGTGGCGGCGCTCCCGGAGCTGACGGACCGGATGGTGGAGGCGCTGCGGGAGCGCGAGCCCGCCTATCGCGCGGCGATCGAGGCCGACCCGGCGGAGATCTGGCAGGAGGTGCACCAGTCGCTGCGGCACAACGTCGGTTCGCTCATCCGGCCCCGTGAGTTCCGGGAGGCCGCGCACCGCACCTCGCGGCGGATCGGCGAGGTCCGGGCCGAGCAGGGGGTGCCGCTGGACGCGGTCCTGCACGCGTTCCGGATGGGCGGGGCGATGGTCTGGCAGGACCTGGTGGACGAGACCGCCCGCCGCCACCCCGAGGACATCCGGCTGCTCGTCCATGTCGCCGCGGACGTCTGGAACTTCGTGGACGAGCACTGCGGGGTCGTCGCGGACGCCTATCGCGGTGCCGAACGCCGCCTCGCCTGGCGCCGGGAGAACCGGCACCGCCTGATGACCGCCGCGCTGCTCGACGGCACCGCCCGGGTCGCCGACCTCCCGGACACGGCGGCGGCCCTCGGCCTGCCGGAGGACGGCCGCTACGCGGTGCTCGCGCTGCGCGACGCCCGCCGCTCCCCGCACGGCGCGGCCCACCCGCCCCTCGAACTGCCCGCCGGGACGGAGGCGGTGTGGCACGCGGGGCCCGAAGCGGAGTACGCCGTCCTGTCGTTGGGCCGACCGGGCGGTGCGGACCGGGCGGACGGACTCGCCGGGCTGGCCGCCGGGATGTGCGTGCCGCCCGGGGCCCGGGCCGGCATCGGTTCGGCGGTGGACGGTCTCGCGGCGGTGGGGGACGCCCGCCGCCTCGCGGACACGGCGCTGCGGGCCTGCCCGGCGGACGGCGGGACCGTCCTGCTGGACGAGCATCTGCCCGCCGCCCTGGTCGTCTCGTCCCCGGGGCTCGGCGCGGCCCTCGCCGACCGGGTGCTCGGTCCGCTGGACCGGCTGGACGCGGCCGACCGGGACGTGCTCATCGACACGCTGACCGCCTGGTTCGACGCGGACGGCTCGGCGCCCCGGGCGGGCGCCCGCCTCTACTGCCACCGCAACACCGTCCTCAATCGCCTCCGCCGCTTCGAACAGCTCACCGGCCGCTGTCTGACCCGCCCCTCCGACGCGACCGAGGTCTCCCTGGCCCTGACGGCCCGCCGCCTGCTGACGGGCTGA
- a CDS encoding ArsR/SmtB family transcription factor, with protein sequence MASDASRRVSDLGTLKAFGHPLRMKLYRALYIARQATASQLAEQVDEAVSLVSYHLRKLADHGLIEEADRQGRDGRERWWQAASEGLTFHDEDFSDAPEKAATHSAVTRLSFDQHVEMYRRHLDANRTWPAEWRRAAFSSEFLARLTADELAALASEMNDLIKRYEQQGRTREEAGDSENRENVALHVYGFPFRT encoded by the coding sequence ATGGCAAGCGACGCATCACGCCGGGTCTCCGACCTCGGCACCCTCAAGGCATTCGGGCACCCCCTGCGGATGAAGCTCTACCGGGCCCTCTACATCGCCCGGCAGGCCACCGCGTCCCAGCTCGCCGAGCAGGTGGACGAGGCGGTCTCGCTCGTCAGCTACCACCTGCGCAAGCTCGCCGACCACGGGCTGATCGAGGAGGCCGACCGGCAGGGCAGGGACGGCCGCGAGCGCTGGTGGCAGGCCGCGTCGGAGGGGCTGACCTTCCACGACGAGGACTTCAGCGACGCGCCCGAGAAGGCCGCGACGCACTCCGCCGTCACCCGGCTCTCCTTCGACCAGCACGTCGAGATGTACCGCCGCCACCTCGACGCGAACCGCACCTGGCCCGCCGAGTGGCGCCGCGCGGCGTTCAGCTCCGAGTTCCTCGCCCGGCTGACCGCCGACGAGCTCGCCGCGCTGGCGTCCGAGATGAACGACCTCATCAAGCGCTACGAGCAGCAGGGCCGCACCCGCGAGGAGGCCGGCGACAGCGAGAACCGCGAGAACGTCGCGCTCCATGTGTACGGCTTCCCGTTCCGCACCTGA